A region from the Micrococcus cohnii genome encodes:
- a CDS encoding 2-oxo acid dehydrogenase subunit E2 has translation MSNTFNLPDLGEGLTEADLVRWLVAEGDEVAVDQPIAEVETAKALVEVPCPFAGTVLTLHGCEGETMDVGAPFITVGTAGEPGSDEKAGALSYREEERAGVMQPGADQPAPDKARGGDGDVDGSDEEASGAVLIGYGTSGKTSTSRTRPSKRRRGGTRSASSTAAPAAASGSGRAPRVVSPIVRKLARENGVDVATVTGTGPDGLITRADVTAAISAGRTPQQPTSTQDAVTAAVVGGVGEDDARSGLRVAARTPITGVRKAIADQLSRSRREVPEVTAWLDVDVTALLELRAALKAKDPETAPSLLGLIARFTVAGLRKYPVMNARIETGAGGKEEIVEVEGVNLGLAVQTERGLMVPSIEHAERLSAAELNAAIGETVGRARDGKASPAELMRGTFTLNNYGPLGTDGATPILNIPEVGMLGIGRIIDRPWVIDGEIQVRKVTEMTVTFDHRVTDGATASAFLTFVAGCLNDPQAALAQI, from the coding sequence GTGAGCAACACCTTCAATCTGCCGGACCTGGGCGAGGGCCTCACCGAGGCCGATCTGGTGCGCTGGCTCGTCGCCGAGGGCGACGAGGTGGCCGTCGACCAGCCGATCGCCGAGGTCGAGACCGCCAAGGCCCTCGTGGAGGTTCCCTGCCCGTTCGCCGGCACCGTGCTGACGCTGCACGGCTGCGAGGGCGAGACGATGGACGTCGGCGCCCCCTTCATCACCGTCGGCACCGCAGGCGAGCCCGGCTCGGACGAGAAGGCCGGGGCCCTGTCCTACCGGGAGGAGGAGCGCGCCGGCGTCATGCAGCCGGGCGCGGACCAGCCGGCCCCGGACAAGGCCCGCGGCGGCGACGGCGACGTGGACGGCTCCGACGAGGAGGCCTCCGGGGCCGTGCTGATCGGCTACGGCACCTCGGGCAAGACCTCGACGAGTCGCACCCGTCCCTCGAAGCGGCGTCGGGGCGGCACCCGGTCGGCCTCGTCGACCGCGGCACCGGCTGCTGCGTCGGGGTCGGGCCGGGCGCCGCGGGTGGTCTCGCCGATCGTGCGCAAGCTCGCTCGTGAGAACGGCGTCGACGTCGCGACCGTGACCGGCACCGGGCCGGACGGGCTGATCACCCGCGCGGACGTGACCGCGGCGATCTCGGCGGGCCGGACTCCGCAGCAGCCGACGTCGACCCAGGACGCGGTCACCGCGGCGGTCGTCGGGGGCGTGGGCGAGGACGACGCGCGCTCCGGGCTGCGCGTGGCCGCCCGCACCCCGATCACCGGTGTGCGCAAGGCGATCGCGGACCAGCTCTCCCGCTCGCGCCGCGAGGTCCCCGAGGTCACCGCGTGGCTCGATGTGGACGTCACGGCTCTGCTCGAGCTGCGCGCCGCGCTCAAGGCGAAGGACCCGGAGACCGCGCCGAGTCTGCTCGGGCTGATCGCCCGGTTCACCGTCGCGGGGCTGCGGAAGTATCCGGTGATGAACGCCCGCATCGAGACCGGCGCGGGCGGCAAGGAGGAGATCGTCGAGGTCGAGGGCGTGAACCTCGGCCTGGCCGTCCAGACCGAGCGCGGACTGATGGTCCCGTCGATCGAGCACGCCGAGCGCCTCTCGGCCGCCGAACTCAACGCGGCGATCGGCGAGACCGTGGGCCGGGCCCGCGACGGCAAGGCCTCCCCGGCCGAGCTGATGCGCGGCACCTTCACGCTGAACAACTACGGGCCGCTGGGCACCGACGGCGCGACCCCGATCCTGAACATCCCCGAGGTGGGCATGCTCGGCATCGGCCGGATCATCGACCGTCCCTGGGTCATCGACGGCGAGATCCAGGTCCGCAAGGTCACCGAGATGACGGTGACCTTCGACCACCGCGTCACCGACGGCGCCACCGCCTCGGCATTCCTGACGTTCGTGGCCGGCTGCCTGAACGACCCGCAGGCGGCGCTCGCGCAGATCTGA
- a CDS encoding alpha-ketoacid dehydrogenase subunit beta, with protein sequence MANLTFAAALNAALADEMAADDLVVVFGEDVGTLGGVFRITDGLTKRFGDHRCFDTPLAESGIAGTAVGMALGGARPVIEMQFDAFAYPAFEQVASHIAKMRNRTKGGAPMPITIRIPYGGGIGGVEHHCDSSESYYAHTPGLKVFTPATVADAYLMLRQAIRLDDPVVFMEPKKLYWSKADLDLDELRAEFDRRWAAEKKAAASGVPAAAAAVAHPGTDVTLVSYGPSVPTCVAAAKAAAEEGYSVEVVDLRTITPLDEDTIAASVEKTGRAVVVAEPQGFASVASELVARIQQRCFHSLAAPVLRVTGWDIPFPAPKLEEYHLPNIDRILDAIDDLNWDLDAEEARS encoded by the coding sequence ATGGCGAACCTGACCTTTGCGGCCGCGCTCAACGCGGCCCTGGCCGACGAGATGGCCGCCGACGACCTGGTTGTCGTGTTCGGCGAGGACGTGGGCACCCTCGGCGGCGTCTTCCGCATCACGGACGGACTGACCAAGCGTTTCGGCGACCACCGCTGCTTCGACACCCCGCTGGCCGAATCCGGCATCGCCGGCACCGCCGTGGGCATGGCCCTCGGCGGCGCCCGCCCGGTCATCGAGATGCAGTTCGACGCGTTCGCCTACCCGGCGTTCGAGCAGGTGGCCAGCCACATCGCCAAGATGCGCAATCGCACCAAGGGCGGCGCGCCCATGCCGATCACCATCCGCATCCCGTACGGCGGCGGCATCGGCGGTGTCGAGCACCACTGCGACTCCTCCGAGTCGTACTACGCGCACACCCCGGGCCTGAAGGTCTTCACCCCGGCGACGGTGGCCGACGCCTACCTGATGCTGCGCCAGGCGATCCGCCTCGACGACCCGGTCGTCTTCATGGAGCCGAAGAAGCTGTACTGGTCGAAGGCCGACCTGGACCTCGATGAGCTGCGCGCCGAGTTCGACCGCCGCTGGGCCGCCGAGAAGAAGGCCGCGGCCTCCGGCGTGCCGGCCGCGGCGGCCGCGGTCGCGCACCCGGGCACCGACGTCACGCTCGTCTCCTACGGCCCGTCGGTCCCCACATGCGTCGCCGCCGCCAAGGCCGCCGCAGAGGAGGGCTACTCAGTGGAGGTCGTTGACCTGCGCACGATCACCCCGCTCGACGAGGACACGATCGCGGCCTCCGTCGAGAAGACCGGCCGTGCGGTCGTCGTCGCGGAGCCCCAGGGCTTCGCCTCAGTGGCCTCGGAGCTGGTGGCCCGCATCCAACAGCGCTGCTTCCATTCGCTGGCCGCCCCGGTGCTGCGCGTGACCGGCTGGGACATCCCGTTCCCGGCGCCGAAGCTGGAGGAGTACCACCTGCCGAACATCGACCGCATCCTGGACGCGATCGACGATCTGAACTGGGACCTGGACGCCGAGGAGGCCCGCTCGTGA
- a CDS encoding phosphatase PAP2 family protein produces the protein MDLITRHTSPLPPDGHTPADRFRHDDPWRDLGPGGRRPPAGGTRWWPWLFAALLTVAALAAVIRFFVFSPTGQLIEYRAFHLVEQRQNAGPGGTAQQLLTIAPIAVELVAGLAVLHALAVRRRWRAATGVVVALVGANVTTQLLKALLERPDFPNGVPYLAGNSLPSGHTTLAASAAVALVLLAAPRWRGVVAFAGAVFTAVIGAAAYLEAWHRPSDMMAACLTTLAWGLLVAPLVQHDVVGTDEHLRASLRPSLWGALLWTFGLLGTAAAVGLLAATVAVADSGAEPGTLALAAGVGLSAGPVPLHWALLASGLRRDRPRRRG, from the coding sequence GTGGATCTGATCACCCGGCACACCTCCCCCCTGCCCCCGGACGGGCACACCCCGGCTGACCGGTTCCGCCACGACGACCCGTGGCGGGATCTCGGTCCGGGCGGCCGGAGGCCCCCGGCAGGCGGCACCCGCTGGTGGCCGTGGCTGTTCGCGGCCCTGCTGACGGTCGCCGCGCTCGCGGCGGTCATCCGGTTCTTCGTGTTCTCGCCGACGGGACAGCTGATCGAATACCGGGCCTTCCACCTGGTCGAGCAGCGCCAGAACGCCGGCCCGGGCGGGACCGCGCAGCAGCTGCTGACGATTGCGCCGATCGCGGTGGAGCTGGTGGCCGGACTCGCAGTCCTGCACGCACTGGCCGTGCGCCGGCGCTGGCGCGCCGCGACGGGCGTCGTCGTGGCCCTGGTGGGCGCGAACGTCACGACGCAGCTGCTGAAAGCGCTGCTCGAACGGCCAGATTTCCCCAACGGCGTGCCCTACCTGGCCGGGAACTCACTGCCCTCGGGCCACACGACGCTCGCGGCCTCGGCGGCCGTCGCGCTCGTGCTGCTCGCGGCCCCGCGGTGGCGAGGCGTCGTGGCGTTCGCCGGCGCGGTGTTCACCGCCGTGATCGGCGCCGCCGCGTACCTCGAGGCGTGGCACCGCCCCTCGGACATGATGGCCGCGTGCCTGACGACGCTCGCCTGGGGCCTGCTGGTGGCCCCGCTCGTCCAGCACGACGTGGTGGGCACCGACGAGCACCTGCGCGCCTCGCTGCGTCCGAGCCTCTGGGGCGCCCTGCTGTGGACTTTCGGCCTGCTCGGCACCGCGGCCGCGGTGGGCCTGCTCGCGGCGACCGTCGCCGTCGCGGACTCGGGCGCCGAGCCCGGGACGCTGGCGCTGGCCGCGGGGGTCGGCCTCTCGGCCGGTCCCGTACCGCTGCACTGGGCTCTGCTCGCCTCGGGGCTGCGCCGCGACCGCCCGCGCCGTCGCGGCTGA
- a CDS encoding thiamine pyrophosphate-dependent dehydrogenase E1 component subunit alpha, with protein sequence MRENAADGAVADDQVGPAAEPHTSFGITLEEYLLPATRRIQLVSEDGRELSPEEQDVESGHEYPMPSDDELLAAYRHLVVGRRVNDQAYALVRQGRMAVYPSSHGQEASEVAAAVCLGKDDWLFPTYRDTVAVMSRGVPATEVMVAFQGSWHQGYNPSDYNTSVQSTPLTTQMLHAVGLAQAKRLKGEDAVVLAMVGDGGSSEGDFHEALNFAAVFKLPVIFFVQNNKYAISVPLARQSAAPTLAHKAVGYGLAGERVDGNDLAALLAVLGRAVDLCRAGGGPFLVEADTYRMQAHTNTDDPTRYRDDAEVTEWEARDPLRRMTAFLTERGVLTEEVSAEIQQEAESVAGELREAMNAEPEVDPLELFDHVYTVQTPQLAEQREQLAEELSRTENKEA encoded by the coding sequence ATGCGCGAGAACGCTGCTGACGGCGCCGTCGCCGACGATCAGGTCGGCCCCGCCGCGGAACCCCACACGAGCTTCGGCATCACCCTCGAGGAGTACCTGCTGCCGGCCACGCGCCGCATTCAGCTCGTCTCCGAGGACGGCCGAGAGCTCTCACCCGAGGAGCAGGACGTCGAGTCCGGCCACGAGTATCCGATGCCCTCCGATGACGAGCTGCTCGCGGCCTACCGCCACCTCGTCGTGGGCCGCCGCGTGAACGACCAGGCCTATGCGCTCGTGCGTCAGGGGCGCATGGCGGTCTACCCCTCCTCGCACGGTCAGGAGGCCTCCGAGGTCGCGGCCGCCGTGTGCCTGGGCAAGGACGACTGGCTGTTCCCGACCTATCGCGACACCGTCGCCGTGATGTCCCGCGGCGTTCCTGCGACCGAGGTGATGGTCGCCTTCCAGGGCTCCTGGCACCAGGGCTACAACCCGTCGGACTACAACACGTCGGTGCAGTCGACCCCGCTGACCACGCAGATGCTGCATGCGGTCGGCCTGGCCCAGGCCAAGCGCCTCAAGGGCGAGGACGCCGTCGTGCTCGCGATGGTCGGCGACGGCGGCTCCTCCGAGGGTGACTTCCACGAGGCGCTCAACTTCGCCGCCGTGTTCAAGCTGCCGGTGATCTTCTTCGTCCAGAACAACAAGTACGCGATCTCGGTGCCCCTGGCCCGCCAGTCCGCGGCGCCCACGCTCGCCCACAAGGCCGTCGGCTACGGCCTGGCCGGTGAGCGCGTCGACGGCAACGACCTGGCCGCGCTGCTGGCCGTGCTCGGTCGTGCGGTGGACCTCTGCCGTGCCGGCGGCGGCCCGTTCCTGGTCGAGGCGGACACCTACCGCATGCAGGCCCACACCAACACGGACGACCCGACGCGCTACCGCGACGACGCCGAGGTGACGGAGTGGGAGGCCCGCGATCCGCTGCGCCGCATGACCGCGTTTCTCACCGAGCGTGGTGTGCTCACCGAGGAGGTCTCCGCCGAGATCCAGCAGGAGGCCGAGAGCGTGGCCGGTGAGCTGCGTGAGGCGATGAACGCCGAGCCCGAGGTCGATCCGCTCGAGCTGTTCGACCACGTCTACACCGTGCAGACCCCGCAGCTGGCCGAGCAGCGAGAGCAGCTGGCCGAGGAGCTGTCCCGCACCGAGAACAAGGAGGCCTGA